In the genome of Porphyrobacter sp. ULC335, one region contains:
- a CDS encoding DUF2093 domain-containing protein, translating to MLMTPSDKAAKLYYGPSSFRVLRPGSHVLCAVTGEAIPLPELRYWSAERQEAYATPEIATRRLLGLV from the coding sequence ATGCTGATGACCCCTTCCGACAAGGCCGCCAAGCTCTACTACGGCCCCTCCAGCTTCCGCGTGCTGCGCCCGGGAAGCCACGTGCTGTGCGCCGTCACTGGTGAAGCCATTCCCCTGCCCGAACTGCGCTATTGGAGCGCGGAGCGGCAGGAGGCCTATGCCACGCCCGAGATCGCGACGCGCCGCCTGCT
- the xseA gene encoding exodeoxyribonuclease VII large subunit — protein MATPPDDIDDAGLVARERQGDNAQPLSISEISALLKRTVEDRFGFVRLRGELSGVKRAASGHFYCALKDEGAVIDGVMWKGNAQRLNFRAEDGLEVIATGKLTTYPGRSKYQIVIDSLELAGEGALLALLEKTRARLAAEGLFDTARKRRLPFLPQVIGVVTSPTGAVIRDILHRLADRFPTHVVVWPVLVQGQGAAEQVAAAVRGFSAIEAGGPVPRPDVVIVARGGGSIEDLWSFNEEAVVRAIAECSIPVISAVGHETDTTLADYAADRRAPTPTAAAEMAVPVRADLALTLADLGTRQRRTVYRPVELGRERLAARARMLPRPENLLQPQAQRLDDLSERLRRALGDRSAKGRERLAGVAARLSPSLLSRSAAEAARRLDRARLSPALVERPLRSGTDRLAALTRVMSQLHPEKPLERGYAIIRDAAGKALTTRAEAAGESALTLQFRDGSLDAVPAGTPPAPAPRKPAPRTSRPSTQDDLFG, from the coding sequence ATGGCCACTCCGCCCGATGACATTGACGATGCCGGGCTGGTAGCGCGGGAGCGGCAGGGCGACAATGCGCAGCCCCTCTCGATCAGCGAGATATCCGCCCTGCTGAAGCGCACGGTGGAGGATCGCTTCGGCTTCGTGCGGCTGCGCGGAGAGCTTTCGGGGGTAAAGCGGGCGGCCTCGGGCCACTTCTACTGCGCCTTGAAAGACGAAGGCGCGGTGATCGACGGGGTGATGTGGAAGGGCAATGCCCAACGCCTGAACTTCCGCGCCGAGGACGGGCTGGAGGTGATCGCGACCGGCAAGCTCACCACCTATCCGGGGCGCTCCAAATACCAGATCGTGATCGATTCGCTGGAGCTGGCGGGCGAAGGCGCGCTGCTGGCGCTGCTGGAGAAGACCCGCGCGCGGCTCGCGGCGGAGGGATTGTTCGACACCGCCCGCAAGCGCCGCCTGCCGTTTCTGCCGCAGGTAATCGGCGTCGTTACCTCGCCCACCGGCGCGGTGATCCGCGACATCCTGCACCGCCTCGCGGATCGTTTCCCGACCCATGTCGTCGTCTGGCCGGTGCTGGTACAGGGGCAGGGTGCGGCGGAGCAGGTCGCCGCTGCGGTGCGCGGGTTCAGCGCGATTGAAGCCGGCGGGCCAGTGCCGCGCCCCGATGTGGTGATCGTCGCCCGCGGGGGCGGATCGATCGAGGATCTGTGGAGCTTCAACGAAGAGGCGGTGGTGCGCGCCATCGCCGAATGCTCGATCCCGGTGATCAGCGCCGTGGGGCACGAAACTGACACGACGCTAGCCGACTATGCCGCCGACCGCCGCGCGCCCACCCCCACCGCCGCTGCCGAAATGGCCGTGCCGGTGCGCGCCGACCTCGCTTTGACCCTCGCCGATCTCGGCACTCGCCAGCGCCGCACGGTGTATCGCCCGGTCGAACTGGGGCGCGAACGGCTGGCGGCGCGCGCCCGGATGCTGCCCCGCCCGGAAAATCTGCTGCAACCGCAAGCCCAGCGGCTCGACGACCTGTCCGAGCGGCTGCGGCGTGCCCTGGGTGACCGTTCCGCCAAGGGGCGCGAACGGCTCGCTGGCGTGGCCGCGCGGCTTTCGCCCAGCCTGCTGTCGCGATCGGCAGCGGAGGCGGCACGGCGGCTCGACCGCGCGCGCCTCAGCCCCGCACTGGTCGAACGCCCGCTGCGATCCGGCACGGACCGTCTCGCCGCGCTGACCCGCGTGATGAGCCAGCTCCACCCCGAAAAGCCCTTGGAGCGCGGCTATGCGATCATTCGCGATGCGGCGGGCAAGGCGCTGACCACCCGCGCCGAAGCGGCGGGTGAGAGCGCGCTCACGCTGCAATTCCGCGATGGCTCGCTGGACGCGGTTCCGGCCGGCACGCCTCCCGCGCCTGCTCCGCGCAAGCCCGCGCCCCGGACGTCGCGGCCCTCCACCCAAGATGATTTGTTCGGTTAG